The Sesamum indicum cultivar Zhongzhi No. 13 linkage group LG6, S_indicum_v1.0, whole genome shotgun sequence genomic interval AGTTCCTTCAACTAATATCTGTcttttataattctaaaatatttttagatgaggTATATGATACtcttttctataaattttatacagTTTGCAGGAAATGCATTTACAAGAAGCTCTCAGACGAGGAGATGGACTGCTGTCCAATATGCAATATCGACTTGGGATGTGTTCCGTTGGAGAAGTTGAGGTCAGATCTGCTAGCATCTTGTCATTTTCTTACTCGGGTTAGCTGAGACATACAGAGTTATAAACTTGCATAAACATAAGTTGTGTGTCTAGTCTTTCTAGTCCTTTTTTGAAATGGAAACATAGAATGCATGTGATACTATTTAAGGTAAATGAGGGTTTATTCATGACTTACTAATTATAAGAATCATGATAACAGTGATACTTAAAGTCTGCTCTCAAACCCTCTGAAAAATGTATGTTCTTAATCAGTGTGGTCGtttatatctttctttttctatttgttaTTTCACCTTCACAGTAGCCTTATTAGATTGCAATTTCTTGGTTGTTGTTTGTGGATATTTCGGCTTTGTATGGTATAGTTATGAGTTTTATAGAGGTGATGGGAATAAAAAGGGAGCTTGTGATCTAAACACACTTCACATGTCAGAAAATCTGTCTTCTTTTTGATTGTCCAAAGTCCCTTTTTACAATGGCACAAAGGGCTATTTATACCCTTTAGGTAATTAATGCAGGGGTGTAAGTTCGTTTTTACCCCTCACCAATTGCTAACATGTGGGTGTAATTCACTAATTATGGGTAATctactaattataaattaattaaaaatatgtggATTTGATCCCTTGATACTTTGGAAATGACATCTTTGTCCTGGGTCAAATTCTTCCTCCATTGAGAGGAATGCAGATATTATGGTCTTTCAGTGTATAATATGCTTCTGGTGGTCATTATATGCTTTTTGCCTGATATGCTTGTGATGTCTTGATTGAACTTGCACTGAAATAGGACAGTGATTTTGTGCAGTTTTCATGATAAAGAATAGAGAAATGCTGGAAGTAGTTCAGGAATAATGAGACCGAGAAATCTAGATACTGGAGTCTTTCATAACTGTAGTGAATGAAGATTGATACTAACTGCTCATGTATAACCTTTTTACACTTAAGTGGGCATTGTTTTCTTTAGTATAAACTTTCTGTCATATCTTCAGGAACTTGCATCAATAAAGATTAATCATAGCCCAGGTTGTTTGTGCACTTCACTGATGTGCTCatatttgcttttcttttgcaTATATGTTGGGTcattaatgttttattaatCTGGAGGGAACAAAAAATGTTTTCCCTTAGCAATTAACTGAGAGTTTTTAATCAGGGCGGATCATAATTTGCAAGATGTAAGGGCAAAATTATTTCCTCATAAGAGGATCAATGTGAAGGCCCCTGAACTTGTAACTCCTGTTGTGTTGCCTGCCAAGAGAAAGGAAAGATCTCTTTCATCATTGGTGGTCAGCACCCCCAGAGTATCGACACAGATTGGAATGACCGGAAGAAGATCAAAATCTGTTGCAAGAAAAGCATCAAAAGGTTCCAGTTTTATCATAGAAAAACCAGTTTCAAACTCCATTGAGGATCAGCCTGACAGCTCTAGCTCACCAGAGTTGTTGAACAAATTTACTCAGAACCTGAGGCAGGTATGGTGTATAGTTCTGAACTTTGTGAAGATCCACATGGCACTCCTTCGTGGTCTTCATAGCCTTGTTCATATGTTACAAATACCAATTTTCATGCTAACTAAAATTGTTGTTGCAtgatccaaaaatatattgttacaGAACTCTGCTGCTGGCGAGCCATCTAATCACCCTAACTCCGATAGAGGGAGAGGGAATGGTCCTGATTATTGGGAAGGAAAAGTTGATCTCTGGAAACCTTTAACTTGTTTGGTTGAAGCAGCAAATAGGAGCAAGTCGTCTAAGTTCAGCACACAAGGAACTCTTGCTAAATCTGAAGAGCAACTTTCATATGAGAATGAGGGTCTTCCTAGGAAAACCAAGAATAaggaacaaagaaagaaatcaaaagttaAAGATGAGAAGAATTACGGTGACCATGCCCCTCCAGAATCTGAAAGGCCTAAAAAGTTTAGTAGAATCCGTGAAAAGGCACGGAATTTTGGAGAATTGGCTCCCCCCCAGGCTGTGCTCGATGCTGCCAGTGCTAAACTTGACAGAAGAACTTATCCAATTTGGTTCTCGTTGGTCGCCTCTAACGATGTGTAAGCAGTTTATGTCAATTCTTGCAAGGATTAAATCTTCTGAAGGACCAAATATgtggttatattatatatatagacctATATGATTTCTCTAACTTTCTGTTATATACTTCCAGGGAAGGAGATGCCCCACCCCTGCCTCAGATTTCAGCAAGTTACTTGAGAATAAAGTTAGTTCTCATTAGCTTTTGTCATCCTGGCTGTTGAATGgtcattattttgaattgaaagGGGTACCTTTTAAATTGTGACCTGCCTTATTTTTTCACTGTTGATGACTAATTTATGTATGTACCTTGCCTAGTTTCATCTTGCTTTTAGGCTTCTCACTGGTCCTCTTAGTTAGTGGTATTTTATGTTTGAACTTGACACATAACCACCAATCTGTAAAATGACAGGATGCCAAAAACTTGAGTtgataatgaattaattagtgATCCTTCTGTAAATGCGAAGTCAGGAGAGTTATTAGGATTGAATGACTGCAGACTTACTATGTGAAACTCCAGTAAGTTGaagatttatttgttgattatgcTATCTGAATTGTTTGGGTGGACTCCTGCAGATCACTGAGTATGATTCTCTTTTCTTCCCTCTGGGGCTTTTTGTGAATTGCAGCCTCAATGTTttccaaattcattttcatgaaGAAAAAAGTTGCAACTTAaggttttaattaaacttatcCTCCTCCTTTCTGGCATCAGACTTATGTAGTATGATAAAGCTTCTACAGTTTCTCCGGTCCAGCCGGAGTATTTAACCATATGGGAGAAAAAATGTAACTTCTTGGCTCCTGTGGAATTGAAATTCTGATGTTAGACTTGCATACTTTATAGTTCACAAGAAATTTTTTCAGCATGGGTATATTGGAAGGAGTTGTCCTTATATCACTGCATTCTTCACAGGGATGGAAATATACCTGtttcttttattcaaaagTACCTCAAGAGGAAGTTAGATCTCACAAGTGAAGCTGAGGTAATCTCATTCCTATGATCTAATTACTGTTGACTTCTGTGCCAAACTAGGTCATGTTAGTTTGATATAATCTACAACACCTACACATGGGCTTTTGCAAGGAActcttttgtttgaatttatctGATCATTCATAGGTTGACATCAAGTGCATGGGACAGACGATCATCCCCACATTGACGTTGAATAATCTAGTTGATCTGTGGCTTCAGACAACTAGCACTGAGAGAGTATCAGCCACAATTGGCTCATCCGCGAAGGAATTCGTGATGGTACTGAGCTACGCTCGCAGAGTCCCTGATTCTTGAACGCTTGTGCCACCATTTTTCCCTCCCGTCCCCAATAATATCTCTATAGTATTTAAGTTTCAGTAGCAGTAAGCTTTTCCAATTCCCGGCACTGTACGCCCGTTTTGAGCCATTTCTTACAACTCTTGCAACTCTGGCCTTGGTACTAGGCAGCACGTTCCTAAGAGTTGCCTGGAAGCTAGTAATGTGAATCTGTGATTAGCTTTCCAAGTTGAGCTTCTAATGTATGCTCTAAATCTGGGATGTTGTAGTTTTTGACAGTCAGTGGACTTGAAGCACCTATGTCTGTTTTATTCTCTGATTCTGCACTATAGTTATCACCTTGGACTTGGACATATTGTTGTATGGTTCTTGATTATGTTAACGGAGTAGGAAAGCATAGAAGTTTATGATCATGGCATAGTTGACGAGGAAGTGGTTCAGGTGGGCGGCGCGTGGGGAAGAGCATTTGGTTAGCCGATCAGCCTCCACCTCCGCCGTTGCCTCCATTTTGATACTATTAGGTACATGTTCACCAATCCATATATCCGTTTTCATACTATTGAACTGCATGACATTTTGCAActgtaaaaattaatctaaattcAACTCAATTGAACAGCTAACTTTGaagtttgataattttattacatttgtgAAGGTAAGTAAGTAAAAAACACTAAATTACTCGAAATGAATCCATATATGACTCCAgtgtaatttaataaagtgCTAAATCAATACCCGATTTTAAGTATTAGAAAagaattcaaacaaaatttgagTAATCTTGGActttttcttcacttttaaCTCCCtccattaattaatcaacaaaACTTACGAGCAAAGGGAGAAAATTGTTTTTCTCTGTTGTCGATCTCTGAGAAAAAAGCGTGTTTGGGAattaatgaaagaaatatttgaatatatgcAAAAACGGTGAACAATTCGCTCCAAAGACCCGACTAACTTTGTCAAATTGTAGGAGCAAAAGATCACTAATACGCGGAAACGACACCGTTCCTTCGTAACCTCTAAACTGGAGGAAAGCCTTGGACCCTCAGACAAAACTGGGAGCAGTCGAATTTACGGCCGCCGATTTCTCCTCAAACCACCGTTCTTCGGTTCATATACACTGACGAATTACGAAGAACGCAACGTTCGCTGCAAACCCATCTTCGGAATCGAATTCTCCAGAATGGTATATATCGCATCTTGGGACGATTTTGTGGAAAAATCAGTTCAATTGTTTCGTGCTGATCCCGAGAAAGTAATTCTCTGACctacgtttttttttttaactcatttatttcgtaattttgtattttctattttagttCTCTTTCGTGCGATTATGATTGATATTGCTTGATTGTGTGTTGCAGACTCGTTATGTGATGAAATATCGGCATTGCGATGGCAAATTGGTCCTGAAAGTGACTGATGATAAGGAGGTATAATCGTGTATATTTCTGATCGTTTTAACTACTTTGAAATGCACAGAGTGTTGTTGATGCTGGTGCTGTAATTGTCGTGCTTGTTTTGTTTCGGTTCTTTATGGATTCAGCGATAATTTGATGATCTTTTGTTGGTTTTcgttttttctgtttttggaGACATGTTAAGGTTTCTTTATTAATAAGCTGTTGTTAGGCAGTAATGTTTTtcgaaaattggatttttggaGGCAGTGAGGGCCTCAGTTTGAATGGTTAAGATTACAGTTGGGTTGCTTCCGCTTTCCCCAATGAGCTATGTCCAATCAAGAGAATGTCCCTTTATCTTCTATTGCATGATTTTGCCCTATTAATATGGCCCTAACTGCAAAtgtaaaagacaaaaacatcCTGGTTGGGCAAATGCCAGTAATGGGAATGCTAATTTGTTATCCTCAGCAGTTGTGCTTTTGTCTTTATCACTTCATCGCATGGTACATAAATGTTTTGCCAGGTgaaagttcttttttttccagTTTGAGTGGAATGTCACTTGTCAACAGTTTGATCAGTGTTCTAAATCAGATTGCAGTTTCGCatgtccaaaaataaaactttaagGTGCTTGAGCTATGTTAATCATTTCTACAGTGACTAGCACTAGCAAAATTTGAGAATAAGAATTTACTTGCGTCAATAGAATGTTAAACCTTAAACTATTGAGTATCTTCCCTACCTAATGGCTCTTTGCTTTCTTATCAGTGTATCAAGTTTAAGACAGACCAAGCACAAGATGCTAAAAAGATGGAGAAGCTCAATAATGTATTCTTTACTCTGATGGCCCGTGGACCAGAAGGTATTCTTTTGAGGTTTTTACTAGTCTAGACACTTTGTCTGCTACTGGAAATTGTTATTATCATTGGCAATGCTCATCTTTTCTGGAAATGGACTGGAGGAGGCGGAAGTAGGGGAATTTGAGATTGGTATATTTCAGTTTGCTGCAGTCATTGTGTAGGCAGAACTGAGAACAGACCTTAGGGACTTGGGATTTGATATGTTTGGTATATATCACTTCTTGGTCTTTTGAAGTAGGAATTGGTAAAAGCATTCAATATTTAGATAGTATGAGTCAGTCGATATCTTTGTGGAAGTATTAGTTTTTCATTTCTGGAGGTCACATACTTATCCAGCAAGGTGTTGATGTATATGCCTCTGATCGCTCATGGTGATCTTGTCCTCTTTGGGTTCTGAGCAACTTCACGTGATGCTTCCTTGCAAGTGTGTACTGGAATTGCAGTTCATCAAGAGTGCCTTGAAATTACTGCACAGTTTTTAGGCACCTTCTGTCTTCAGGGTTCCTGGAGTCAATGCTTAAGTCGTTTTGTAAAATTGGGTGATAATGGCAAGATTTCACTGGAAATGACCAAGCAGCATGTTTCTGTACTTTTTTGGTTCTGCGATTCTTCAATTTGCAGAGGCCTACTCCTTGCCAACTACCTCAAACGCAAGTCTTATTGGGGTAGCTTTCTTGTGTGATGTGTATTCTGAAATTAGAATTTCTTCCTTTGCCCTGTTCTCCAGTTTAACTCCAATATTTTACGtacaaaaaatgagagaatttGCCTGCTATCTTATGAAGTAGAAATTGCATTCAGTCTTTCAACATTACTGCTTCTTGATGCCAATAGACATATTGGTAGCAGTTCTTCATTCCACTTATGTGTACAGTTCTTTGCGTACagagattttcttttctccattTCCAGCATCAGATTTTTGTGCTTGCCTAATCCAATGAGGTCCTCTGTATTTTGTCTTCAGCTGATATATCTGAAGTTGGTGGAAAAGAGCAAGCAGAGGCACAGCCAGCCAAGAAAGGAAGGGGAAGGAAACAATAGTGACTTTCAATATCTTGACTAGCTTTGGAACAAAATCACAGCAGTCGTGAAatgatttatcaaaaaattggtTTCTAGTTCCGGTTCATTTTGGTTGCAGAAGAATTTTGACTCTCTAttattacttcttttttttttttttctctaatgaACTCCGCTGCGAACTCCTTGATGCTAACTTATTCCAATTGGCATGGTAAGGTGGGCTATGATATTTCAGTTTTCCCTGGCTATCAGTTGCATATTATTGACAACCTTATGGTTTTTGTACTGCATCTCCCAATACTTCCTGAGATATCTTAAGATTATGATCACCATATTTTCCTGATTAATTTCCTTTGAAATGTGTATGATTTGTGCTATCTTCTATGACTCTAATGCCCTTAAAAGCAAGTAtccaaattcatatattagcCTACACATTGTCTGGTAATGATTGCTTCAGTTCATTACTCTTTTCCAGTCGTTGGTATTTCTCTTTTCCATTCGATAAAGTGGACCCTCTTCCTTTTACCTCCAAAACCACAGCTACATGCATGAATCTCCATGAAATTGTCTGAACTGCTGCTCTTTGTGCATGGTCAATTCCCTGTCAAGGACAGATTTATGGGGAGACACACAAAGGAGGAATAACTAAAGTGAGAAGCCTTTGATTCAGTTCAATAAAAATCTGGTCCTgcaatattattatcatcagTTTTGCTGTTAAAAAGGTACGTATACATACATGCATGTAAATTATTATCAGTTTTTCATAATGGTCTAATCTGTCAAAGCAATGTCTTTATCAGATCCCAAATCCCAAAGTGCAGATTTGCCTTTATATGCTTTTTTAGCatacaaaaggtaaagttttgCCTCAAAAGTATGTTAAATTCTTCCCTTTTCCCTCCTCTCTATAACTAAAGTTCTAAGTATGTTGATCTCAACATTTCGCCCTTGGCAAATGCACTTACACTTTTTATACAAAGTTTCTACCATAACTTGATGGattttacatttctttttctagttCAACCGTTGGACGAaacaattattcaaaataaactatttttaatattttatgatacaTTGTAaaaatttccatttttggAATCGAAACATCGTTCTAACTACATCATAGATCAGATCAAGATCAACATAAGACTATCATGCATCAGTTCagatcttttattataaatatatgaaatattataatgggaagaagaagaagaaatgtaATGGGATTAATGTGAGTAggtaatagtaaaaaaattgatgatgtAGCTGAAAAGTGAATTTTGCAGGCATCCAATGACTAATGGTGTATGTGTTATATTGAGATAAGATTAAATCATAGTGTTTCTCCACTAATCAaccccaaaaaatattaaaaaaagtaacaaGTAAGACACTATTACTGATAAGTATAGGCCaattaatttactaagtgTGTGATTAGTGATTAGTGATTAGGACATTATGGTCTTCTTCCCAATCGGCAACATGGTACAGCTGGCCACCATGACTTTTGAGCACCACCACCTTCTTCAACAATTCTCATCCTTTTTtctaaatgaagaaaaataatttattgttattagggttaattatacttagatcCCCTATAAATATGTTGGattacacattttttttcaaaaaaaagattaagatACATTTACagtctttttgaaaaaaatttatttacaccTGACCTTTTTTCGTTAAGATTTGGACATAAAATACAGATGTAATTgctcttatttaatatttttatatttatttttatacttataaaggaataaatataatacatatgtGAGGCGAGGTTaataacattatattttttttcattagtaCAAAATTGTTTAATGAAAACGTTAAATGAGAGTtgactttaaaatttatacaattgtTTTTGCTTGCGTGTATTTTTTATCTGaattctaataaaaagaaattatatgtaaGTAATGTATTTTAGGGGGtgagtataattttaatttttaaaaaaatatgatttcatatttttaaaagatatcaAACTGAAATTAATccttattattactattattattattattattatttataggtATCCAAACAAAGGACAAAGGTTTTTTTTAAGGGTAAAAGTCAAACGTGTTTTTCCTAGCTGTGGGGCCCGTTTCCACCAGTGACGACAAACATAGTGTCACCCGGGCGCACGGTAGACACCAACCCCCGGGGTGGGTTAAATACAGTCTTGCTGCCGTGTTTGGTGTACGTGTGTGCTTTGTTGCCGGTATCCCCATTCATACGTGGCGAGCTTTTGTTGGTTGCAACGGCTGAGGAGATGGTTCTCTCGGGCTCCGCGTATGGTGGCGAACATTTTGTAAGTTGCGCCGCGGTGGACGAGAGAAAAACCCCTCTGAAAACAATTTTCGATTTTTTACACAATTTTTACCCCCGTATATTCtcaaaaaaaccaaaaaaaaaattctgtgataaataaattagcaaaaaatcctcctataaaaaaataaataggaaaaaataccCCCTTGGTCTATTTTTaggtttttttaaattttttatttaaataattatagttatgCCCTTTATCAtaaacattaaattaatttaaaacatagaaaaataaaagaaaaacaaaactgcaaccttttttatatattctaaattaatttaattatttacgataaaaggtataaatataattatttaaataaaaaattttaaaaaaattaaaatggacCAAGGGTATTTTGCCTATTTAACTTTTTCACAAGGGATTTTttgtactaatttatttatcataggggaattttttttatctattttgagAACACAGGAGTAAGTTGCTTTTTacccatttaatttttaacgtaaaaaatataaaaatacatataaaagacTATAACATggtatttcaatttatattcTTCCATTAGTGAAGTGCATTATGGATCATTTTTTGgtcttcaaaaaatattattaaaatattttagtccttATTTTACGtgttacaattttaatttatcaagttACTATTAGATTCCATTCCTGTCGTTAAAAATCTTcgttaaaaaataacaaagatTCTCATACGAGAACACGTATATTACAAATTGAGGCAAAAATTAACAGTTGTATATTATCACTATTACTCTTTAAAT includes:
- the LOC105165334 gene encoding E3 ubiquitin protein ligase DRIP2 isoform X2, which gives rise to MTCPLCHKLFRDATTIIECLHTFCRKCIYKKLSDEEMDCCPICNIDLGCVPLEKLRADHNLQDVRAKLFPHKRINVKAPELVTPVVLPAKRKERSLSSLVVSTPRVSTQIGMTGRRSKSVARKASKGSSFIIEKPVSNSIEDQPDSSSSPELLNKFTQNLRQNSAAGEPSNHPNSDRGRGNGPDYWEGKVDLWKPLTCLVEAANRSKSSKFSTQGTLAKSEEQLSYENEGLPRKTKNKEQRKKSKVKDEKNYGDHAPPESERPKKFSRIREKARNFGELAPPQAVLDAASAKLDRRTYPIWFSLVASNDVEGDAPPLPQISASYLRIKDGNIPVSFIQKYLKRKLDLTSEAEVDIKCMGQTIIPTLTLNNLVDLWLQTTSTERVSATIGSSAKEFVMVLSYARRVPDS
- the LOC105165334 gene encoding E3 ubiquitin protein ligase DRIP2 isoform X1 produces the protein MHRIRYVVKVRREAVAPCMTCPLCHKLFRDATTIIECLHTFCRKCIYKKLSDEEMDCCPICNIDLGCVPLEKLRADHNLQDVRAKLFPHKRINVKAPELVTPVVLPAKRKERSLSSLVVSTPRVSTQIGMTGRRSKSVARKASKGSSFIIEKPVSNSIEDQPDSSSSPELLNKFTQNLRQNSAAGEPSNHPNSDRGRGNGPDYWEGKVDLWKPLTCLVEAANRSKSSKFSTQGTLAKSEEQLSYENEGLPRKTKNKEQRKKSKVKDEKNYGDHAPPESERPKKFSRIREKARNFGELAPPQAVLDAASAKLDRRTYPIWFSLVASNDVEGDAPPLPQISASYLRIKDGNIPVSFIQKYLKRKLDLTSEAEVDIKCMGQTIIPTLTLNNLVDLWLQTTSTERVSATIGSSAKEFVMVLSYARRVPDS
- the LOC105165334 gene encoding E3 ubiquitin protein ligase DRIP2 isoform X3, producing the protein MHRIRYVVCRKCIYKKLSDEEMDCCPICNIDLGCVPLEKLRADHNLQDVRAKLFPHKRINVKAPELVTPVVLPAKRKERSLSSLVVSTPRVSTQIGMTGRRSKSVARKASKGSSFIIEKPVSNSIEDQPDSSSSPELLNKFTQNLRQNSAAGEPSNHPNSDRGRGNGPDYWEGKVDLWKPLTCLVEAANRSKSSKFSTQGTLAKSEEQLSYENEGLPRKTKNKEQRKKSKVKDEKNYGDHAPPESERPKKFSRIREKARNFGELAPPQAVLDAASAKLDRRTYPIWFSLVASNDVEGDAPPLPQISASYLRIKDGNIPVSFIQKYLKRKLDLTSEAEVDIKCMGQTIIPTLTLNNLVDLWLQTTSTERVSATIGSSAKEFVMVLSYARRVPDS
- the LOC105165334 gene encoding E3 ubiquitin protein ligase DRIP2 isoform X4 — encoded protein: MDCCPICNIDLGCVPLEKLRADHNLQDVRAKLFPHKRINVKAPELVTPVVLPAKRKERSLSSLVVSTPRVSTQIGMTGRRSKSVARKASKGSSFIIEKPVSNSIEDQPDSSSSPELLNKFTQNLRQNSAAGEPSNHPNSDRGRGNGPDYWEGKVDLWKPLTCLVEAANRSKSSKFSTQGTLAKSEEQLSYENEGLPRKTKNKEQRKKSKVKDEKNYGDHAPPESERPKKFSRIREKARNFGELAPPQAVLDAASAKLDRRTYPIWFSLVASNDVEGDAPPLPQISASYLRIKDGNIPVSFIQKYLKRKLDLTSEAEVDIKCMGQTIIPTLTLNNLVDLWLQTTSTERVSATIGSSAKEFVMVLSYARRVPDS
- the LOC105165333 gene encoding signal recognition particle 9 kDa protein encodes the protein MVYIASWDDFVEKSVQLFRADPEKTRYVMKYRHCDGKLVLKVTDDKECIKFKTDQAQDAKKMEKLNNVFFTLMARGPEADISEVGGKEQAEAQPAKKGRGRKQ